Proteins from one Setaria italica strain Yugu1 chromosome V, Setaria_italica_v2.0, whole genome shotgun sequence genomic window:
- the LOC101783940 gene encoding cathepsin B-like protease 3, producing MGGTLQQQLLLFFFLSAVAPQVVRAVKPIPNSNLGVEEGDNSIGIIQKDIIQTVNKHPDAGWTAAHNPYFANYTIAQFKHILGVKPTPRDALTDVPAKTYSRSLKLPKEFDARSKWSHCSTIGNILDQGHCGSCWAFGAVECLQDRFCIHMNVNISLSVNDLLACCGFMCGDGCDGGYPIMAWRYFVQNGVVTDECDPYFDQVGCNHPGCEPAYPTPVCEKKCKVRNQVWEEKKHFSVNAYRIKSDPHDIMSEVYINGPVEVAFTVYEDFAHYKSGVYKHITGGMMGGHAVKLIGWGTSDAGEDYWLLANQWNRGWGDDGYFKIIRGRNECGIEEDVVAGMPSGKNMVGNYGGSFGTAVI from the exons atgGGCGGCacactgcagcagcagctgctgctcttcttcttcctatcTGCTGTCGCCCCGCAG GTAGTCAGAGCAGTAAAACCAATCCCAAATTCCAATCTCGGGGTTGAGGAGGGAGACAATTCCATAGGAATCATCCAG AAGGACATCATACAGACGGTCAACAAGCATCCTGATGCTGGGTGGACGGCTGCACACAATCCTTACTTTGCAAACTATACT ATTGCACAATTTAAGCATATCCTTGGAGTGAAGCCCACACCACGGGATGCGCTGACTGATGTTCCTGCCAAAACTTATTCTAGATCACTGAAACTTCCAAAGGAGTTCGACGCCAGATCTAAGTGGTCTCATTGTAGCACAATTGGGAACATACTTG ATCAA GGTCATTGTGGCTCCTGTTGGGCATTTGGTGCTGTAGAGTGCCTCCAGGATCGGTTTTGCATTCATATGAACGTG AACATTTCACTGTCAGTTAATGACCTACTGGCATGCTGCGGTTTTATGTGCGGTGATGGTTGTGATGGAGGCTATCCTATCATGGCATGGCGCTACTTTGTTCAAAATGGTGTTGTCACTGACGAG TGCGATCCATATTTTGATCAGGTCGGTTGCAATCATCCTGGATGCGAACCTGCTTATCCTACACCAGTGTGTGAAAAGAAATGCAAGGTGCGGAACCAAGTTTGGGAGGAAAAGAAGCATTTCAGTGTCAATGCGTACAGAATAAAATCTGATCCACATGACATAATGTCAGAGGTCTACATAAATGGCCCTGTAGAAGTTGCTTTCACTGTTTATGAG GACTTCGCCCACTACAAATCTGGAGTATACAAGCACATTACCGGTGGCATGATGGGTGGCCATGCCGTCAAGTTGATTGGATGGGGAACCAGTGACGCCGGAGAAGATTACTGG CTTCTTGCAAATCAGTGGAACAGAGGCTGGGGTGAT GACGGGTACTTCAAGATCATTCGAGGCAGAAACGAATGTGGCATCGAAGAGGACGTTGTTGCTGGAATGCCATCGGGAAAGAATATGGTTGGAAACTACGGCGGCTCCTTTGGAACAGCTGTAATTTGA